The DNA sequence GAGCACCCGCAATCGATCCTGCCATTGCCGCTATGGTGTCAGTATCGCCACCAAGAAAGATGGCGTTTGCAATCGTGTCTTCGTAGGAGCGCGGAGTAAGCGCAAAACAGGCAATGGCAGTGGTGACGGATTCGAGCGCTTCAATGCCGTTGCCAAGTGGCACCAATTCACTCGGCTCTTGAATCTGTGCTGCGGTCTCCAGTTTGCAACGGTATTCGGACGACTTGCAATGTTCGAGCAGATGGGCAAAGAACGCATCACGATCGAATTGTTCGACGTTGGAAGCGTGAGCAACGGCTAAGGCAACAAGTTGAGCACCTTCGATGCCAAGCGGATGTAGATGCGTCGGCAACGCCGACAATCGTGATTGATCGAGCGCTATATGCGGATCGTCGCGAAAGAAAAGACCGACGGGAGCAACGCGCATAGCCGCACCATTGCCGAACGATCCGCCCGGAAAATGTTTGGCGGCCACAGCTTGATAGTCGTCGCCGTCTTCCATCGCGTCAAGGACGGCCCGAGCGCCGCGCCCGTAGCCACGCGAGGGCATGTAGTTTGCGACAAATGATTCGCACAAGCGGTCCTCGATAATCTCACCGTGGTCCGCAAGCGATTCGGCCACACCAATCGCCATTTGTGTGTCGTCGGTGTACCAGATTTCGTCGGTGATGTAGTTGATTAGTTGTTCGGTATTGGCGAAGCGGCCACCAATGTAATCGGCGGATTGTGCCTCGAAGCGACCACCAAGTGCGTCACCCACCGCGAGGCCGACGAGGCAGCCACGAAATCGGTCTTGAAGTGAAGCGTTCATGCGATGGGATTGAGACACATAAAGAATCCATGTAAGTCCAAGGTTTGACGGGTGGGAGCCACTCGTTAAAAAACTGGCGACTCAAACCCGTGATCTGGGCAGCTTGCGGCTGCCCGTCACATTCGCTCCACCCACCAAACACATGGAATGAAATCTCATGAAGATTCTCGCACTGGACCTCGGAAAATTCAACTCCGTTTGCTGCCTTTTCGACTCGAAAACTCGCAAAACGCAGTTTGTCACGACACCCACTACGAGAGAACACTTCGCTGCCATCTTCAAGGACACCAAGGCCGATCTGGTCGTCATGGAGGCCTGCGGCCCCTCGGGATGGATCAATGATCTGGCACAACATCAAGGGCATGAAACACTCGTCTGCTCCACCAACGAAGAAGCCTGGCGGTGGGCCAACGTCAAACGGAAAACTGACCGAGACGACGCTCTCAAGCTCGCTCGGATGGCCGCCATGGGCGAACTCAAAGGCGTCCACACGCCTTCACTGCAACACCGCGAGTTCCGATCGCTTGTCAAATACCGCAAGACCCTCGACGGACGAATCAACAAAACCAAGAACGCCATCCGTGCGTGGTTCGTCAACCACGGGATCGAGATCGCAACCGGCGAGAAAGCCTGGTACTCCGGTCGCGAGCACATCAACTCGTTTCGCAAACCCCTGGCTGACTGTGGACCTGACGAACTTTGGAAAGGAGAACTCGACATCGAACTGACCATTCTCGATTCGCTGGCCGAGCAACTCACCGGTGTCGTCAAGAAGCTCGAAGCGATCGGCAAGAATGACGAACGCATCAAGCGAGTCCAAACGATCCCTGGAGTCGGACCACGAACCGCTGAAATCCTGGTCGCGTGTCTGGACGACCCTCACCGCTTTGAAAACGGTCGCCAAGTGTCGGCGTACTTCGGCTTGGTTCCACGGCAGTATCAATCTGGCGAAACGGATCGCAACGGACGCATTACCAAGCGAGGCAATCCACTGGCACGAACGATCCTCGTCGAATGTGCTTGGGCGTCGCTGCGGTACAACCCGTGGGCCAAGGGCGTCTACGAAAGGATCTGTGGCAAACAAAAAACACGCAAAAAGAAAGCTGCGATCGCGTTGGCTCGCAAGATCGCCGTGATCGCCTGGGCGATGCTACGAGACGAAAAGGATTGGGATCCCAAGCAAATGATCCAGGTCACTGAATCGTTCGGAAGGATGCCGGCGGGGCTCAAGGACTCACTGCAGAACATGAAACCCAAAGAGAATGCAGATCAGCGAAAAAGTCGTCTTCGCAAGGAAGCCCGCGCGGCGAGAGAGGCCGCCGAGAGCCGTGCTTCAAAAACAACTGGGCAGAATCCCGTGAAGAGAACGACCACTGGATCTGCTAAGCCGACCGCCGCCAAACGCAATGCGACCATCTCGGCGGCAACACGCTCGCCTCGGTCTACTTCTCAACCAAACGGGAAACGACAAACGAAAACTCCAAGCCACGGCGAGCAAGAAAGCCAGTATCGCGTGACTGATGCTCCGACATCGGCGTAACGAATCGGCCTTGCTCGCCTTTTTCATCTTCCGGTCACCAGGACAACCAGTATGCGCCGACTGACGTGCAAACATCGGCGCAACGAATCGGACCTGCTGACCATTTATCCTCACTTCATTCCTCGCACTCTATCGTCACTCTCCCCCGTCAACACCACCTCGATCACCCCAGGAGGCCGCTGCCAGCCCACGCCACGAACCACCAAGGAACAGACCTGCCCTCCGTATTGAGCACCGACCCAAGTTGATGCGGACAGTTCGATTTAGGATCGCTCCTTCGCACAGGAGCGTTAGAACCATCCGACACATCGCCCTAAAGAATATGCCATACCGAAGGAAGACCACTTGCTGCTCATTGAAGCCTCCAGGCAAGTGCTCGCCGAACCACGATCCAGTCCGAATCAAGTGGCTGGAACCGTGCAAGGATAACTGAGGGGACGCCGCCAGCACGAAGCGTGTTGGCCCATTAGGAATCAGAGCGTTCACACCTCGAATAGTCGTTTAATCCAGCTCCTTACTTGTTCGCGTCCTACGGCGTTGATGCATCCGTGATCGACATCAACCGAGATGGAAACCGGTGCCATTCACCTGCGCCTCACCTCCACCTGCGGAAAAAAATGAAGTAAGACAAAAACAACTCAACACCACTTGTCAAACCTTGGACGTCATAGTCGTTACCGATCAGCCGGTGGCGACGGTTGATCATCCACTTCACAACGCCCGATTTCGCCGCTCGCTTGCATCGGATGGTTCCCCGATGTCTGGAAATGGTGTCAGGGCCGCAGTGTCATCAGTAGCTGCCACAGGATTGTCGCGGTACAGCCCGAGAAAAGCAAATACAATCGGTATCCAAATCGGCATCAAGAGGATGAATTGAGCCATGAGTCCACCGTTTGCGATTCCCGTTGCGGCGGCAATCCCACGCCCCGCGTTTGGTAGCGTCCACATCGAACCAACTGCGAAAAAGTAAAGCACTTCAAGCAGTAGCAACATCGCAAGTACTCGTGCACATGTCGCAGAGCCGAGACAGATTCCAATCGATGCGACGATGATCGAAACATAACAGGCAATGCATATCGCGGACATCACGTAGAACGCGGTAAGAAAGTGTGGCAATTTGCCAATGTCCTGGGATTCGTCGAACGCACCTGCGAATGCCGCAAAGACAGAGCTTGCGTTGTACAGCAGGCCGAGTAACGAAGCGACAACCAACAACGCCGCAATCGCGTAGGATGCGTAACGTTGAATTGGTGTGCGTTTCGCAATCATGGATTTCAGTCGAGGAACGTTTGGATTCACGGGGTCGGGCCGTGAAAAGTTTGATCTGCCAAAACGCGTGACGCCCGAATCCCGTGCACTCATTTGGTAATCCGCTCCGTTGGGCCAGAGTTTCCGCGTGGCAATTGCATCAGTGTCATTCGCCAGCGAC is a window from the Allorhodopirellula heiligendammensis genome containing:
- a CDS encoding ADP-ribosylglycohydrolase family protein codes for the protein MNASLQDRFRGCLVGLAVGDALGGRFEAQSADYIGGRFANTEQLINYITDEIWYTDDTQMAIGVAESLADHGEIIEDRLCESFVANYMPSRGYGRGARAVLDAMEDGDDYQAVAAKHFPGGSFGNGAAMRVAPVGLFFRDDPHIALDQSRLSALPTHLHPLGIEGAQLVALAVAHASNVEQFDRDAFFAHLLEHCKSSEYRCKLETAAQIQEPSELVPLGNGIEALESVTTAIACFALTPRSYEDTIANAIFLGGDTDTIAAMAGSIAGAHLGVRSIPDVLLNNLEESPKGRSYILELADRLHSAYTNRIANATNDT
- a CDS encoding IS110 family transposase; this encodes MKILALDLGKFNSVCCLFDSKTRKTQFVTTPTTREHFAAIFKDTKADLVVMEACGPSGWINDLAQHQGHETLVCSTNEEAWRWANVKRKTDRDDALKLARMAAMGELKGVHTPSLQHREFRSLVKYRKTLDGRINKTKNAIRAWFVNHGIEIATGEKAWYSGREHINSFRKPLADCGPDELWKGELDIELTILDSLAEQLTGVVKKLEAIGKNDERIKRVQTIPGVGPRTAEILVACLDDPHRFENGRQVSAYFGLVPRQYQSGETDRNGRITKRGNPLARTILVECAWASLRYNPWAKGVYERICGKQKTRKKKAAIALARKIAVIAWAMLRDEKDWDPKQMIQVTESFGRMPAGLKDSLQNMKPKENADQRKSRLRKEARAAREAAESRASKTTGQNPVKRTTTGSAKPTAAKRNATISAATRSPRSTSQPNGKRQTKTPSHGEQESQYRVTDAPTSA